In Esox lucius isolate fEsoLuc1 chromosome 6, fEsoLuc1.pri, whole genome shotgun sequence, the following proteins share a genomic window:
- the LOC105009525 gene encoding zinc finger protein Pegasus isoform X1, whose protein sequence is MDDDIKAEPLDFVKDFQEYLTQQTHHVNMISGSVGGEMELDDFQAAAVPESGHQNGLQEHPSVEVSLDDSAGLLVDGFERTYDGKLKCSYCNYASKGTARLIEHIRIHTGEKPHRCHLCPFASAYERHLEAHMRSHTGEKPYKCDLCSFRCSDRSNLSHHRRRRHKLLPMKGAGLRSSLSNKKMLSVLQKKTVSSLGLGGFSRRLLINFSPPSMVVGKQRYPDDHEDFSHELPHLHPGPCHVTGGGASRDGHAMTAENGPLNQLSTLAGQLSHPPPEEQPQTPVSPDRLSCHDVKPFLVQQASGAPVAVSAAASASQSGSLHHHHHHHHPHHQNTTSSSPDTPEDPRPSAGHSQNYSPSPVDPGPSSEPTSSASNSQPSTPVPALLGSTPDPDPQVLHSCRHCDTYFSDNILYTIHMGCHGYENPFQCNICGYKCRNKYDFACHFARGQHKQ, encoded by the exons ATGGATGATGATATAAAGGCAGAGCCTCTTGATTTCGTGAAAGACTTTCAGGAGTACCTGACCCAGCAAACGCACCATGTGAACATGATCTCGGGCTCTGTCGGTGGTGAGATGGAGCTAGATGACTTCCAAGCAG CAGCTGTCCCAGAGAGTGGCCATCAGAACGGGCTGCAGGAGCATCCGTCAGTAGAGGTCTCCCTGGATGACAGCGCTGGACTGCTGGTGGACGGCTTTGAGAGGACCTACGACGGCAAGCTGAAGTGTAGCTACTGCAACTATGCCAGTAAAGGCACCGCTCGCCTAATCGAGCACATCCGCATCCACACAG GAGAGAAGCCCCACCGCTGCCACCTGTGCCCGTTTGCCTCTGCCTACGAGCGCCACCTGGAGGCACACATGCGCTCCCACACGGGAGAGAAGCCCTACAAGTGTGACCTCTGCTCCTTCCGCTGCAGCGACCGCAGCAACCTGTCCCACCACCGGCGACGGCGCCACAAGCTCTTGCCCATGAAGGGGGCCGGGCTACGCTCCTCCCTGTCCAACAAAAAGATGCTGAGCGTCCTGCAGAAGAAGACTGTGAGCTCCCTGGGCCTGGGCGGCTTCAGCAGGCGCCTGCTCATCAACTTCAGCCCGCCGTCCATGGTAGTGGGGAAGCAGCGCTACCCGGACGATCACGAGGACTTCTCCCACGAGCTGCCCCACCTGCACCCCGGGCCGTGCCATGTGACCGGTGGCGGAGCCAGCCGGGACGGCCATGCCATGACAGCAGAGAATGGTCCGCTGAACCAGCTGTCCACGCTGGCCGGCCAGTTGTCCCACCCTCCCCCGGAGGAGCAGCCCCAGACCCCCGTGTCCCCCGACAGGCTGTCCTGTCACGACGTCAAGCCCTTCCTGGTCCAGCAGGCCTCCGGGGCGCCGGTTGCGGTCTCCGCGGCTGCGTCGGCCAGTCAAAGCGGAtcactccaccaccaccaccaccaccaccacccacatcACCAgaacaccacctcctcctcccccgaCACCCCTGAGGACCCACGCCCGTCTGCTGGCCACAGCCAGAACTACAGCCCCAGCCCGGTGGACCCGGGACCCAGCAGCGAACCCACCAGCTCGGCCAGCAACAGTCAGCCCAGCACGCCGGTCCCCGCCCTGCTCGGCAGCACACCGGATCCGGACCCACAGGTGCTGCACAGCTGCCGGCACTGTGACACCTATTTCTCCGACAACATCCTGTACACCATCCACATGGGTTGCCACGGTTACGAGAACCCGTTCCAGTGCAACATCTGCGGCTACAAGTGCCGGAACAAGTATGACTTTGCCTGCCACTTCGCCCGCGGACAACACAAGCAGTGA
- the LOC105009525 gene encoding zinc finger protein Pegasus isoform X2 produces MDDDIKAEPLDFVKDFQEYLTQQTHHVNMISGSVGGEMELDDFQAAVPESGHQNGLQEHPSVEVSLDDSAGLLVDGFERTYDGKLKCSYCNYASKGTARLIEHIRIHTGEKPHRCHLCPFASAYERHLEAHMRSHTGEKPYKCDLCSFRCSDRSNLSHHRRRRHKLLPMKGAGLRSSLSNKKMLSVLQKKTVSSLGLGGFSRRLLINFSPPSMVVGKQRYPDDHEDFSHELPHLHPGPCHVTGGGASRDGHAMTAENGPLNQLSTLAGQLSHPPPEEQPQTPVSPDRLSCHDVKPFLVQQASGAPVAVSAAASASQSGSLHHHHHHHHPHHQNTTSSSPDTPEDPRPSAGHSQNYSPSPVDPGPSSEPTSSASNSQPSTPVPALLGSTPDPDPQVLHSCRHCDTYFSDNILYTIHMGCHGYENPFQCNICGYKCRNKYDFACHFARGQHKQ; encoded by the exons ATGGATGATGATATAAAGGCAGAGCCTCTTGATTTCGTGAAAGACTTTCAGGAGTACCTGACCCAGCAAACGCACCATGTGAACATGATCTCGGGCTCTGTCGGTGGTGAGATGGAGCTAGATGACTTCCAAGCAG CTGTCCCAGAGAGTGGCCATCAGAACGGGCTGCAGGAGCATCCGTCAGTAGAGGTCTCCCTGGATGACAGCGCTGGACTGCTGGTGGACGGCTTTGAGAGGACCTACGACGGCAAGCTGAAGTGTAGCTACTGCAACTATGCCAGTAAAGGCACCGCTCGCCTAATCGAGCACATCCGCATCCACACAG GAGAGAAGCCCCACCGCTGCCACCTGTGCCCGTTTGCCTCTGCCTACGAGCGCCACCTGGAGGCACACATGCGCTCCCACACGGGAGAGAAGCCCTACAAGTGTGACCTCTGCTCCTTCCGCTGCAGCGACCGCAGCAACCTGTCCCACCACCGGCGACGGCGCCACAAGCTCTTGCCCATGAAGGGGGCCGGGCTACGCTCCTCCCTGTCCAACAAAAAGATGCTGAGCGTCCTGCAGAAGAAGACTGTGAGCTCCCTGGGCCTGGGCGGCTTCAGCAGGCGCCTGCTCATCAACTTCAGCCCGCCGTCCATGGTAGTGGGGAAGCAGCGCTACCCGGACGATCACGAGGACTTCTCCCACGAGCTGCCCCACCTGCACCCCGGGCCGTGCCATGTGACCGGTGGCGGAGCCAGCCGGGACGGCCATGCCATGACAGCAGAGAATGGTCCGCTGAACCAGCTGTCCACGCTGGCCGGCCAGTTGTCCCACCCTCCCCCGGAGGAGCAGCCCCAGACCCCCGTGTCCCCCGACAGGCTGTCCTGTCACGACGTCAAGCCCTTCCTGGTCCAGCAGGCCTCCGGGGCGCCGGTTGCGGTCTCCGCGGCTGCGTCGGCCAGTCAAAGCGGAtcactccaccaccaccaccaccaccaccacccacatcACCAgaacaccacctcctcctcccccgaCACCCCTGAGGACCCACGCCCGTCTGCTGGCCACAGCCAGAACTACAGCCCCAGCCCGGTGGACCCGGGACCCAGCAGCGAACCCACCAGCTCGGCCAGCAACAGTCAGCCCAGCACGCCGGTCCCCGCCCTGCTCGGCAGCACACCGGATCCGGACCCACAGGTGCTGCACAGCTGCCGGCACTGTGACACCTATTTCTCCGACAACATCCTGTACACCATCCACATGGGTTGCCACGGTTACGAGAACCCGTTCCAGTGCAACATCTGCGGCTACAAGTGCCGGAACAAGTATGACTTTGCCTGCCACTTCGCCCGCGGACAACACAAGCAGTGA
- the pstk gene encoding L-seryl-tRNA(Sec) kinase (The RefSeq protein has 3 substitutions compared to this genomic sequence), translating into MEITEDRINGFCARTCLCVICGLPAAGKSTFAQAFNSRAVERGWRSTLICYDDLIPDVAFNVKEVVDDEATSPAQTQWKLHRHVLLQCLEQFLRNPAVLPTLPSSCQINREAWGRLLPVAPVYETSVGSLQADPLPPPLVFLLDDNFYYPSMRYEVYKLARKYFLGFCQVYVSCPVESCVERNQTRLQPLHRDVILEMSKRMEPPDPQRNPWERNSVTLDSTDHITEENIQRLTELVSTALENPTSPVQDNTELEEADRQVCVSSVVHQADKACRRLVSRSMQAARDNSLPSESMRSMAAELNESKTRFLQNLRKDVLQGLPLNQGGPMDVERMVNRAIDVFDREKQEITARYLS; encoded by the exons ATGGAGATAACAGAAGATAGAATTAATGGGTTTTGTGCACggacatgtttgtgtgttatttgCGGCTTGCCTGCAGCAGGAAAGTCAACGTTTGCTCAAGCGTTCAACTCCCGAGCTGTAGAACGAGGATGGAGATCCACTCTTATTTGTTATGATGATTTGATTCCCGATGTTGCTTTCAATGTGAAAGAAGTTGTGGATGACGAAGCTACGTCACCAGCG CAAACTCAGTGGAAGCTGCACAGGCATGTATTGCTACAATGCCTTGAACAATTCCTGCGGAATCCTGCCGTGTTACCGACGTTGCCCAGCAGCTGTCAGATCAACAGAGAAGCCTGGGGTCGTCTTCTTCCGGTTGCCCCGGTCTACGAGACATCGGTTGGGTCTCTTCAGGCTGACCCTTTGCCGCCACCCCTCGTCTTTTTACTGGACGATAATTTCTATTATCCCAGCATGAGATATGAGGTGTACAAACTCGCCAGGAAAT ACTTTCTGGGATTCTGCCAAGTGTATGTGAGCTGCCCTGTCGAGTCCTGTGTGGAAAGAAACCAGACGAGGCTCCAGCCTTTACACAGGGACGTCATATTGGAAATGTCTAAGCGCATGGAGCCTCCGGACCCTCAGAGAAACCCATGGGAGCGGAACAGTGTCACACTGGACAGCACGGACCACATCACCGAAGAGAACAT CCAGAGGTTGATGGAGTTGGTCTCTACTGCTCTGGAGAACCCAACGAGTCCAGTCCAGGACAACACAGAGCTAAAG GAGGCTGACCGTCAGGTTTGCGTATCCAGCGTGGTCCATCAGGCTGACAAAGCCTGTCGCCGTCTGGTGTCTCGGAGCATGCAGGCTGCCAGGG ATAACTCCTTACCTTCAGAGAGCATGAGGTCTATGGCAGCAGAGTTGAATGAATCCAAAACCAGATTTCTCCAGAACCTGCGGAAAGATGTTCTCCAAGGCCTTCCCCTGAACCAGGGTGGGCCCATGGATGTAGAAAGGATGGTGAACAGAGCCATCGATGTCTTTGATCAAGAGAAACAGGAAATCACAGCAAGATATTTATCTTGA